One window of Meiothermus sp. Pnk-1 genomic DNA carries:
- a CDS encoding zf-TFIIB domain-containing protein has protein sequence MPLLTCPNDNTPMQVVRRGGVELDICPTCRGVWLDRGELEKLLGQVRTAEREYEEELAGYRPPSSPPYPKPRNPYDTDHGYDEYVKRKKKGKLSQLLDIFDF, from the coding sequence ATGCCCCTGTTGACTTGTCCGAATGACAACACGCCCATGCAAGTGGTCCGGCGCGGCGGGGTCGAGCTGGACATCTGCCCCACCTGCCGCGGGGTCTGGCTGGACCGGGGAGAGCTGGAGAAGCTGTTGGGCCAGGTGCGCACTGCGGAGCGGGAGTACGAGGAGGAGCTGGCGGGCTACCGGCCACCCTCCTCGCCGCCCTACCCCAAGCCGCGCAACCCCTACGACACCGATCACGGCTACGACGAGTATGTCAAGCGAAAGAAAAAAGGCAAGCTGAGCCAGCTGCTGGATATCTTTGACTTTTAG
- a CDS encoding PLP-dependent aspartate aminotransferase family protein, with translation MDDLATLAVHAAKAEPPLNEPVSPPIYQSASWTFRDLDEVDAVYEGHRAGTIYGRNGTPNHRALEALFAALHRAESAIACASGMSALSATFLGLLGSGDKVVASQDLYGSTLNVLRDLGRFGVRTATVDLGDVAGMERELQGAKLLVLETASNPRLRVPDLPKLSALAHQAGAVVVVDNTFASPYHCRPLEHGVDLVMESLTKFINGHSDAMLGAVAGKKELVEKIRTVAVRMGLVSNPYECWLAVRGSETLAVRMERASKNALELAQFLEDHPKVRRVHYPGLPSHPDHATARTVLHRGFGAMLSFELEPSRQAVNALLHHLQYIRLALSLGGANTTLSHPATSSHRFLPPQEREALGLHEGFLRMSVGIEHLEDLRADLTQALAAV, from the coding sequence ATGGATGACCTCGCTACCCTTGCCGTCCACGCTGCGAAGGCCGAACCACCCCTAAACGAGCCGGTCTCCCCGCCCATCTACCAATCGGCCTCCTGGACGTTTCGCGACCTGGACGAGGTGGACGCCGTCTACGAAGGGCACCGGGCAGGCACCATCTACGGGCGCAACGGTACCCCCAACCACCGCGCCCTCGAGGCCCTTTTCGCCGCCTTGCACCGGGCCGAATCCGCCATCGCCTGCGCCAGCGGAATGAGCGCCTTGAGCGCAACCTTCCTGGGGCTTTTGGGCTCCGGCGATAAAGTGGTGGCCTCGCAAGACCTCTACGGTTCGACCCTGAACGTGCTGCGTGACCTGGGGCGCTTCGGGGTGCGAACCGCGACGGTGGACCTGGGCGACGTAGCCGGGATGGAACGGGAGCTACAAGGGGCCAAGCTGCTGGTGCTCGAGACCGCCTCCAACCCTCGGCTGCGCGTCCCCGACCTGCCCAAACTCTCCGCCCTGGCCCACCAGGCGGGGGCGGTGGTGGTGGTGGACAACACCTTCGCCTCGCCCTACCACTGCCGTCCGCTCGAGCACGGCGTAGACTTGGTGATGGAAAGCCTGACCAAGTTCATCAACGGCCACTCCGACGCGATGCTGGGGGCGGTGGCGGGGAAGAAAGAGCTGGTCGAGAAAATCCGCACGGTGGCGGTGCGGATGGGCCTGGTCTCCAACCCCTACGAGTGCTGGCTGGCCGTGCGGGGGAGCGAGACCCTAGCGGTACGGATGGAGCGAGCCTCGAAAAATGCCCTCGAGCTGGCCCAATTCCTCGAAGACCACCCCAAGGTGCGCCGGGTGCACTACCCCGGCCTTCCCTCGCACCCCGACCACGCTACGGCCCGAACGGTGCTGCATCGCGGCTTTGGGGCGATGCTCTCCTTCGAACTCGAGCCTTCCCGCCAGGCGGTAAATGCCCTGCTGCACCACCTTCAATACATCCGGCTGGCCCTCTCTCTGGGCGGGGCCAACACCACCCTCTCCCACCCCGCCACCAGTTCGCACCGCTTCCTACCGCCCCAGGAGCGCGAAGCCTTGGGCCTGCACGAGGGCTTCTTGCGGATGTCGGTGGGAATCGAACACCTCGAGGACCTGCGGGCCGACCTAACGCAGGCCCTTGCGGCCGTGTAG
- a CDS encoding 5-(carboxyamino)imidazole ribonucleotide synthase gives MWIGVLGGGQLGRMLALAGYPLGLRFRFFDPAAEAPAGHLAELVVGAYDDEAALLRFAQGLDLITYEFENVPVQAARLLQRLAPVYPPPQALEAAQDRVVEKTFFRGLSIPTPPFYPVLSKNDLLEGLEQVGYPALLKTRTLGYDGKGQAKIETAADADKAWEELGGVPLVLEAFVAFEREVSILAVRGRSGEMVFYPLVENLHRQGILRRSLAPAPRLTQTLQAQAEEYARRVLLQLEYVGVLAIEFFQVEEQLLANEMAPRVHNSGHWSIEGAETSQFENHLRAVCGLPLGSTAPREYSAMLNLIGKLPRPQEVLAVPGAHLHLYGKEPRLGRKLGHVTLRAESREELEERLEALSGIL, from the coding sequence ATGTGGATTGGTGTATTGGGCGGGGGCCAGCTGGGGCGGATGCTGGCCCTGGCCGGCTATCCGTTGGGGCTGCGCTTCCGCTTTTTCGATCCGGCGGCAGAGGCCCCCGCTGGGCACCTGGCGGAGCTCGTGGTGGGGGCTTACGACGATGAGGCGGCACTCTTGCGCTTTGCCCAAGGGCTCGACCTCATCACCTATGAGTTCGAGAACGTGCCGGTTCAGGCCGCCCGGCTTTTACAGCGCCTGGCCCCGGTGTACCCGCCCCCCCAAGCCCTGGAGGCCGCCCAGGACCGGGTGGTCGAGAAGACCTTCTTCCGCGGCCTTTCCATCCCGACCCCGCCCTTTTACCCGGTGCTCAGCAAGAACGACCTCTTGGAAGGCTTAGAGCAGGTCGGTTACCCGGCCCTCCTCAAGACCCGCACCCTCGGTTACGACGGCAAGGGGCAAGCGAAGATCGAGACCGCCGCCGACGCCGATAAAGCCTGGGAGGAGCTGGGGGGGGTGCCGTTGGTGCTCGAGGCTTTCGTCGCTTTCGAGCGCGAGGTCTCGATCCTGGCGGTGCGGGGCCGAAGCGGGGAGATGGTCTTCTACCCGCTGGTGGAAAACCTGCACCGGCAGGGCATCCTGCGGCGCAGCCTAGCCCCCGCCCCGCGCCTTACCCAAACCCTGCAAGCCCAGGCCGAGGAGTACGCCCGGCGGGTGCTATTGCAGCTCGAGTACGTGGGGGTCTTGGCCATCGAGTTCTTTCAGGTGGAAGAGCAACTATTGGCCAACGAGATGGCCCCTCGGGTGCACAACTCCGGCCACTGGAGCATCGAAGGGGCCGAGACCAGCCAGTTCGAGAACCACCTGCGGGCGGTGTGCGGGCTGCCCTTGGGCTCGACGGCCCCGCGCGAGTACAGCGCCATGCTCAACCTCATCGGCAAGCTCCCCCGGCCCCAAGAGGTGCTGGCCGTGCCGGGGGCGCACCTCCACCTCTACGGCAAGGAGCCCCGGCTGGGGCGCAAGCTGGGGCACGTGACGTTGCGGGCGGAGAGCCGAGAGGAGCTCGAGGAGCGGCTCGAGGCGTTATCGGGCATCCTCTAG
- a CDS encoding sodium-dependent bicarbonate transport family permease, whose product MDVLELLRLNLLSPMVLAFFLGVLAVGLGSDLTFPEGLYTALSLYLLFAIGFKGGVELSHTPARAIALPALATLLLGLLTPTVAYLTARRFLRLDGTNAAALAAHYGSVSAVTFLAALSFVQASGHRAEGFMPTLVALLEVPGVIIGILLARRFSSGGRLGEAIQEVLTGKSVFLMVGGLLVGLLSGEEGMKKVEAFFVAPFQGALTLFLLELGMVAARRLADLRRLGVRLVVFGMAVPVLHGNVGLVLAKWAGLSLGGAVVLATMAASASYIAAPAAVRLALPQANPSLYLAAALGVTFPFNLVLGIPLYYAIALRLWG is encoded by the coding sequence ATGGACGTGCTCGAGCTGCTGCGGCTCAACCTGTTGTCTCCCATGGTGCTCGCTTTTTTCCTGGGGGTGCTGGCGGTGGGGCTGGGGAGCGACCTTACCTTTCCCGAGGGGCTTTATACCGCGCTCTCGCTGTACTTGCTGTTCGCCATCGGTTTCAAGGGTGGGGTAGAGCTATCCCACACGCCGGCTCGAGCGATCGCGCTGCCCGCTTTAGCCACCTTGCTCCTGGGCTTGCTCACCCCGACGGTGGCCTACTTAACGGCGCGGCGCTTCCTGAGGCTGGATGGGACGAACGCAGCGGCCCTGGCTGCCCACTACGGCTCGGTCTCGGCGGTGACGTTTTTGGCCGCCCTCTCATTCGTCCAGGCTTCCGGGCATCGGGCAGAGGGGTTCATGCCCACTCTGGTGGCTTTGCTGGAAGTGCCGGGGGTGATCATCGGTATCCTCCTGGCCCGCCGCTTTAGCAGCGGGGGCCGTTTGGGAGAAGCGATTCAGGAAGTCTTGACCGGAAAGAGCGTGTTCCTCATGGTGGGGGGGTTGTTGGTGGGGCTGCTCTCTGGCGAGGAGGGTATGAAGAAGGTAGAGGCCTTTTTCGTCGCCCCTTTCCAGGGGGCCCTCACGCTGTTTTTGCTCGAGCTGGGGATGGTGGCGGCCCGGCGCTTGGCCGACTTAAGGCGCCTGGGGGTGCGCTTGGTCGTCTTCGGCATGGCGGTTCCTGTACTGCACGGGAACGTGGGGTTGGTCTTGGCTAAGTGGGCCGGGCTTTCCTTAGGGGGTGCGGTGGTACTCGCCACCATGGCCGCTAGTGCTTCGTATATCGCGGCCCCGGCTGCGGTGCGCCTGGCTTTGCCTCAGGCTAACCCTTCTTTGTACCTGGCGGCGGCTTTGGGGGTCACCTTTCCCTTTAATCTGGTGCTGGGAATACCGCTGTACTACGCCATAGCGCTGCGGCTTTGGGGGTGA
- a CDS encoding transcriptional regulator: MELVRLKLVTIVAEALLEKRLIEEVRHQGAKGYTLTEARGEGSRGLRTMDWEGKNIRLEVIVSEEVAERILGVLQESYFPYYAVIAFVENVEVVRGYKYV, encoded by the coding sequence GTGGAGCTAGTGCGCTTGAAGTTGGTCACTATCGTGGCGGAGGCGTTATTGGAGAAGCGCCTGATCGAGGAAGTTCGGCACCAGGGGGCCAAGGGCTACACCCTCACCGAGGCCCGGGGAGAGGGCTCGAGGGGGCTGCGCACCATGGACTGGGAGGGGAAAAATATCCGCCTCGAGGTCATCGTGAGCGAGGAGGTGGCCGAACGCATCCTGGGTGTGCTACAGGAGAGTTATTTTCCCTACTACGCGGTGATCGCTTTTGTGGAGAACGTAGAGGTAGTGCGGGGATATAAGTACGTCTAG
- the purE gene encoding 5-(carboxyamino)imidazole ribonucleotide mutase, with protein MPKVGVIMGSKSDWETMRHTALTLEQLGIPYEVRVVSAHRTPDLLFEYAASAKGRGLEVIIAGAGGAAHLPGMTAAKTPLPVLGVPVESHSLKGLDSLLSIVQMPAGIPVATLAIGRAGAVNAALLAASILANKYPEVAASLEAYRQQQTQSVLAQPDPRG; from the coding sequence TTGCCCAAGGTTGGGGTTATCATGGGTTCCAAATCGGATTGGGAGACGATGCGCCACACCGCTCTTACCTTGGAGCAGCTAGGCATCCCTTACGAGGTACGAGTGGTTTCGGCCCACCGCACCCCGGATCTGCTCTTTGAGTACGCGGCGAGCGCAAAAGGGCGGGGGCTCGAGGTTATCATCGCCGGGGCGGGGGGTGCAGCGCACCTCCCCGGCATGACCGCTGCCAAAACCCCCCTGCCGGTGCTGGGGGTCCCGGTGGAGTCCCATAGCCTGAAGGGGTTGGACTCCCTGCTTTCGATCGTGCAGATGCCCGCTGGCATTCCGGTGGCGACTTTGGCCATCGGGCGGGCCGGAGCGGTAAACGCAGCCTTGCTGGCCGCGAGCATCCTGGCCAACAAGTACCCGGAGGTGGCGGCTAGCCTCGAGGCCTACCGCCAGCAGCAGACCCAAAGCGTCTTGGCCCAGCCCGACCCCCGCGGCTAG
- a CDS encoding NADP-dependent isocitrate dehydrogenase, which yields MSKTPITVAYGDGIGPEIMEAVLEILDAAGAQIAPEVIEIGESVYLRGHTSGIEDSAWESLRRTKVFLKAPITTPQGGGYKSLNVTVRKTLGLYANVRPVQSYEPFVASKHKSIDLVIVRENEEDLYAGIEHQQTDEVVQCLKLISRPGTERIVRYAFEFARRGGRRKVTCITKDNIMKLTDGLFHRVFDEIGEEYPELQKEHMIVDIGAARLAETPERFDVILAPNLYGDILSDIAAEVAGSVGLAGSANVGDQVAMFEAVHGSAPDIAGKGVANPSGLLQGAILMLVHIGQPEVAARIKNAWLKTLEDGLHTPDIYDERVSKKKVGTQEFAQAVIERLGQEPERLRPVRFGKATQEPMIPRPVRKPPAQKELVGVDVFLAWRGQDPEELAGLLQPHAGNLELIMITNRGVKVWPGGFPETFRTDHWRCRFMGQALRNSDVVALLGRLAEAGLDFIKTEHLYTFDGKPGYSLGQGQ from the coding sequence ATGAGCAAAACCCCCATTACGGTTGCCTACGGAGACGGGATCGGCCCGGAAATCATGGAGGCGGTGCTGGAGATTTTGGACGCCGCCGGAGCCCAGATTGCCCCCGAAGTCATCGAGATCGGCGAGAGCGTGTACTTACGCGGGCATACCTCGGGCATCGAGGACTCGGCCTGGGAGAGCCTGCGCCGCACCAAGGTCTTTCTCAAGGCCCCCATCACCACCCCGCAGGGTGGGGGGTACAAGAGCCTCAACGTCACCGTGCGCAAGACGCTGGGCCTGTACGCCAACGTGCGTCCGGTGCAATCGTACGAGCCCTTCGTGGCCAGCAAGCACAAGTCCATCGACCTGGTGATCGTACGCGAGAACGAGGAAGACCTCTACGCGGGCATCGAGCACCAGCAGACCGACGAGGTGGTGCAGTGCCTGAAGCTCATCTCCCGTCCCGGCACCGAGCGGATCGTGCGCTACGCCTTCGAGTTCGCCCGGCGGGGCGGGCGCAGGAAGGTCACTTGCATCACCAAGGACAACATCATGAAGCTCACGGATGGGCTGTTCCATCGGGTCTTCGACGAAATCGGAGAGGAATACCCAGAGCTGCAGAAAGAGCACATGATCGTGGACATCGGCGCGGCCCGGCTGGCCGAGACGCCCGAGCGCTTCGACGTGATCTTGGCCCCCAACCTCTACGGCGACATCCTCTCCGACATCGCCGCCGAGGTGGCCGGTTCGGTAGGGCTGGCGGGCAGCGCCAACGTGGGTGACCAGGTGGCGATGTTCGAGGCCGTGCACGGCAGCGCCCCCGACATCGCCGGCAAAGGCGTGGCCAACCCCTCGGGGCTGTTGCAAGGAGCCATCCTGATGCTGGTGCATATCGGCCAGCCGGAGGTGGCGGCGCGGATCAAGAACGCCTGGCTCAAAACCCTCGAGGACGGCCTCCACACCCCCGACATCTACGACGAGCGCGTAAGCAAGAAAAAGGTGGGAACCCAGGAGTTCGCCCAAGCGGTGATCGAACGGCTGGGGCAGGAGCCGGAGCGCTTGCGTCCGGTGCGTTTTGGCAAGGCCACGCAAGAGCCCATGATTCCCCGCCCGGTGCGCAAGCCCCCGGCCCAGAAGGAACTGGTGGGGGTAGATGTCTTTCTCGCATGGCGCGGGCAAGACCCAGAGGAACTGGCCGGGTTGCTTCAACCGCACGCGGGAAACCTCGAGCTGATCATGATCACTAACCGAGGGGTCAAGGTCTGGCCCGGCGGATTCCCCGAGACCTTCCGTACCGATCACTGGCGCTGCCGTTTTATGGGCCAAGCCCTAAGAAACTCCGATGTGGTGGCCTTGTTGGGCCGACTCGCGGAGGCGGGCCTGGACTTTATCAAGACCGAGCACCTGTACACCTTCGACGGGAAACCGGGATACTCGCTCGGTCAAGGACAGTAG
- the purD gene encoding phosphoribosylamine--glycine ligase encodes MKVLVVGSGGREHALCWKAKQSPRVHRLYAAPGNPGMAELAELVPWNGEIPELADWAQANRIDLVLVGPEAPLVEGLADVLEERGIRVFGPRAKAAMIEGSKAFAKSVMERYGIPTARYRVFHDALEALEYLEQVGAPIVVKDSGLAAGKGVTVAQTVHQAKQAVANILGPADEARSGEVVIEEFFEGPEVTVLAVTDGITIKPLIPSQDHKRLKDNDEGPMTGGMGAVAPYPLDEALLAEVQRRVLEPLIAGMRSEGVVYKGVVYAGIMLTRDGPKVLEFNARFGDPEAQALLPLLKTDLIELSLAVVEERLSGLELEWHPQASACVVMAAPGYPDAPKKGLPLKLPEHPPEGVVYFQAGTKQTSGGLVTNGGRVLSVVGLGVDLPEALERAYAGVEAVDFPQAQYRRDIGRKVVSRTFLSE; translated from the coding sequence GTGAAAGTCCTAGTAGTGGGTTCGGGAGGGAGGGAACACGCCCTCTGTTGGAAAGCCAAGCAATCGCCCCGCGTGCACCGGCTCTACGCCGCTCCCGGTAACCCTGGGATGGCCGAGCTGGCTGAACTCGTGCCCTGGAACGGAGAGATCCCCGAGTTGGCCGACTGGGCCCAAGCCAACCGTATCGATCTGGTGCTGGTTGGCCCGGAGGCTCCTTTGGTGGAAGGTTTGGCGGATGTCCTCGAAGAGCGCGGCATCCGGGTTTTCGGTCCCCGGGCCAAGGCCGCTATGATCGAAGGCTCCAAGGCTTTCGCCAAGAGCGTGATGGAGCGTTACGGTATCCCTACCGCTCGTTACCGGGTCTTCCACGACGCCCTCGAGGCGTTGGAGTACCTCGAGCAGGTAGGGGCCCCCATCGTGGTCAAAGACTCAGGGCTCGCCGCAGGGAAGGGGGTGACGGTGGCGCAAACTGTCCACCAGGCCAAACAGGCGGTGGCCAACATTCTGGGTCCTGCCGACGAAGCCCGCAGCGGAGAGGTGGTGATCGAGGAGTTCTTCGAAGGTCCCGAGGTGACGGTTTTGGCCGTTACCGATGGCATCACCATCAAGCCCCTGATCCCTTCGCAGGACCACAAACGCCTCAAGGATAACGACGAAGGCCCCATGACCGGAGGGATGGGTGCGGTGGCCCCTTACCCCTTGGACGAGGCGCTGCTGGCGGAGGTGCAACGCCGGGTGCTCGAGCCCCTTATCGCCGGGATGCGCAGCGAGGGGGTGGTGTACAAGGGGGTAGTTTATGCCGGGATCATGCTCACCCGAGATGGCCCCAAGGTGCTCGAGTTCAATGCCCGCTTCGGCGACCCCGAGGCCCAAGCCTTGCTACCGTTGCTCAAGACCGATTTGATCGAACTGAGCCTGGCGGTGGTAGAGGAGCGGCTGAGCGGGCTCGAGCTGGAATGGCACCCCCAGGCCTCGGCCTGTGTGGTCATGGCCGCCCCCGGCTACCCGGACGCTCCCAAAAAGGGGCTGCCCTTAAAGCTGCCAGAGCACCCCCCCGAGGGGGTTGTGTACTTCCAGGCCGGAACCAAGCAAACCTCAGGCGGCCTGGTGACCAACGGAGGGCGGGTGCTCAGCGTGGTTGGCCTGGGGGTGGATTTGCCCGAGGCGCTCGAGCGGGCCTATGCCGGGGTGGAGGCGGTGGACTTCCCCCAAGCCCAGTACCGGCGGGATATTGGGCGCAAAGTGGTGAGCAGAACTTTCCTCTCAGAATAG
- a CDS encoding carboxylesterase/lipase family protein codes for MSAAEFIARLPQAALSLVFLILSQGLAQDEPCQAGPVSTQSGEVCGKTLEAEGKTLMAFLGIPYAESTAGPRRWMPPVPKAPWAGRLRTIQFGDVCPQNYDTSKLPPQSEDCLSLNVWTPQLSPQGGGLPVLVYIYGGAFKFGASAEPIYDGAYLAARHGMVVVSFNYRTGALGFLAGVGDLRGNYGFLDQQLALRWVNQNIRAFGGDPNRVTLMGESAGAASVALHLLSAPASQPLFQQAVMQSNPLGLPYKDLGQARRIGLAYLNATGCRLARDPVQCLRERPVEAILKGEESRLLALSVLSEGLANFLTWSPVVDGMVIREQPLASAQRGGLGKPSLIGTNTDESIVFVAGISSGPVNLIVYTALFNVLMGDAGPAIADRYAPKLLRDYREPLEAFVNDYLFYCPNDLLARLAKAPVHTYRFAHAPAVSLWPNIARCQGKACHSDGLPFLFGTLDRMGNRNPDDQALARETSEYIGQFVKGQPLTGTTGLAWPAYTSSNRTYLRFDIPTQIFQPQNPNCAFLDEIGYQRLH; via the coding sequence ATGTCTGCCGCTGAGTTTATCGCCCGCCTCCCGCAAGCCGCCCTTTCCCTAGTTTTCCTGATCCTGTCCCAGGGGTTGGCTCAAGACGAACCTTGTCAAGCTGGACCGGTCAGTACGCAGTCAGGTGAGGTCTGTGGCAAAACGTTAGAGGCCGAGGGTAAGACCCTCATGGCCTTCCTCGGCATCCCCTACGCCGAAAGCACTGCGGGTCCCAGGCGCTGGATGCCTCCGGTGCCCAAAGCGCCATGGGCGGGGCGATTGCGCACCATCCAATTCGGCGACGTCTGCCCGCAAAACTACGATACCTCCAAACTTCCGCCCCAAAGTGAGGACTGCCTGTCGCTCAACGTCTGGACGCCTCAGCTTTCTCCGCAGGGCGGGGGCTTGCCGGTGCTTGTGTATATCTATGGTGGCGCGTTCAAGTTCGGGGCCAGCGCCGAGCCGATCTACGATGGGGCTTACCTGGCCGCCCGGCACGGGATGGTGGTGGTGAGCTTCAACTACCGCACCGGAGCCTTGGGATTTTTGGCCGGTGTTGGAGATTTGCGCGGTAACTATGGTTTTTTGGACCAGCAACTCGCACTGCGCTGGGTCAACCAGAATATCCGGGCGTTTGGCGGTGATCCCAATCGGGTAACCCTGATGGGGGAGAGCGCTGGGGCCGCGTCGGTGGCCTTGCATTTGTTATCGGCTCCAGCAAGCCAGCCCCTCTTCCAGCAGGCGGTAATGCAAAGCAACCCGCTGGGACTGCCCTATAAAGATTTAGGCCAAGCTCGGCGGATTGGGCTTGCCTACTTGAACGCTACAGGTTGTCGCTTGGCCCGTGATCCGGTGCAGTGCTTGCGAGAGCGTCCGGTAGAAGCCATCCTGAAAGGCGAAGAAAGCCGTCTGCTGGCACTCTCGGTGCTGTCGGAAGGGCTGGCTAACTTTCTGACCTGGTCACCGGTGGTGGACGGGATGGTGATTCGGGAGCAGCCCCTGGCGTCGGCGCAGCGAGGCGGCTTGGGCAAGCCTAGCCTGATAGGTACCAACACCGACGAATCCATCGTGTTCGTCGCGGGGATCTCGTCTGGCCCGGTGAACCTGATCGTCTATACAGCTTTGTTCAATGTACTAATGGGGGATGCAGGGCCAGCCATCGCGGATCGATACGCCCCAAAGTTACTTCGCGATTACCGCGAGCCGCTTGAAGCCTTCGTCAACGACTACTTGTTTTACTGTCCCAATGATCTCTTAGCCCGTCTAGCCAAAGCTCCGGTCCACACTTACCGCTTCGCCCACGCCCCCGCGGTGAGCCTCTGGCCCAACATAGCACGGTGCCAGGGGAAAGCTTGTCACTCCGATGGCCTCCCCTTTTTGTTCGGTACTCTCGACCGGATGGGCAACCGCAACCCCGACGACCAAGCCCTAGCCCGCGAGACATCCGAGTACATCGGTCAGTTCGTGAAGGGGCAGCCCCTCACCGGGACGACGGGGCTCGCTTGGCCTGCCTATACCAGCTCGAACCGAACCTACCTGCGTTTTGACATCCCTACCCAAATCTTCCAGCCACAAAACCCCAACTGTGCCTTCTTGGACGAGATCGGCTACCAGCGCCTCCACTGA
- a CDS encoding inositol monophosphatase family protein has product MNWRSYLETALDAAYLARGIHLYYREKGFALESKTGPTDLVTQADRESEEAIRSLLLERFPRHVVLGEEGGQEGHSEFRWIVDPLDGTVNYAHGFPFYAVSIALEVAGEVVVGVVLDTARGELFTATKGGGAFQNGRPIRVSNTATLIGSLLATGFPYDVAKDTENLTYFQRALAKGLTVRRPGAAALDLAYVAAGRLEGFWEVKLNPWDVAAGWLLITEAGGSVSGLQGEPYRLGNRYLVASNGKIHDQLLDTLHGR; this is encoded by the coding sequence ATGAACTGGAGAAGCTATCTGGAAACCGCCCTCGACGCTGCGTATCTGGCCCGCGGCATTCACCTCTACTACCGCGAAAAGGGCTTTGCCCTGGAGAGCAAAACCGGCCCCACCGACTTGGTCACCCAAGCCGACCGGGAAAGCGAAGAAGCCATCCGGAGCTTATTGCTCGAGCGCTTCCCCCGTCATGTGGTGCTGGGGGAGGAGGGTGGCCAGGAAGGTCACAGCGAGTTTCGCTGGATCGTGGACCCGCTCGATGGCACAGTCAACTATGCCCACGGCTTCCCCTTCTACGCGGTGAGCATCGCCCTTGAGGTGGCGGGAGAGGTCGTGGTAGGGGTGGTGCTGGACACCGCAAGAGGGGAGCTCTTTACCGCTACTAAAGGAGGGGGGGCATTTCAAAACGGGCGTCCCATCCGGGTCTCGAACACCGCCACTCTGATCGGCAGTTTGCTGGCGACCGGTTTCCCTTACGATGTGGCCAAGGATACCGAGAACCTGACCTACTTCCAGCGGGCGCTCGCCAAGGGCCTCACCGTGCGCCGTCCTGGAGCCGCCGCGCTGGATTTGGCCTACGTAGCAGCAGGGCGGCTGGAGGGGTTCTGGGAGGTCAAGCTCAACCCCTGGGACGTGGCCGCGGGCTGGCTCCTCATCACCGAAGCCGGGGGGAGCGTAAGCGGCCTCCAGGGCGAGCCTTACCGGCTAGGAAACCGCTACTTGGTAGCCAGCAACGGGAAGATTCATGATCAGCTCCTCGACACGCTCCACGGGCGATGA
- the prmC gene encoding peptide chain release factor N(5)-glutamine methyltransferase, with protein sequence MTRLELLRRFEGRFREAGLPSQEARWLLAHALGLKDDELLHKLHENVPAEIAEQMEAWLQRRRQGYPLQLILGYSLFYVPGLEGGEGLRLEVRPGVLIPRPETEGLVELTFGLLPRDRSFSGRLLDVGTGSGAIALALKRQFPQAEVWATDTDPAAVELARKNAQRSGLEVKVLFAPYTAHLQALDLVVSNPPYLPEVYREQAPPELAYESPQALYSGPEGLDMPRELLCHAWRALKPGGGLALELAESNVHTLAEEARRAGWEAVQVHHDLAGQPRYLSARRPHSRGYGMLG encoded by the coding sequence GTGACCCGGCTCGAGCTGCTACGACGATTCGAAGGTCGTTTTCGCGAAGCCGGGCTTCCTTCCCAAGAGGCCCGCTGGCTTTTGGCCCATGCCCTGGGGCTGAAAGACGACGAGCTACTTCACAAGCTGCACGAAAACGTTCCCGCGGAGATCGCCGAGCAGATGGAAGCGTGGCTCCAGCGACGCCGCCAGGGTTACCCGCTCCAGCTTATCCTGGGCTACAGCCTGTTTTACGTGCCAGGCCTGGAGGGCGGTGAGGGCCTGAGGCTCGAGGTCCGGCCCGGGGTGCTGATTCCCCGGCCCGAGACCGAGGGATTGGTGGAGCTCACCTTTGGATTGCTTCCCCGCGACCGCTCCTTCTCTGGCCGCCTGCTCGATGTGGGAACCGGCAGCGGAGCCATTGCTTTAGCTCTCAAGCGGCAGTTCCCTCAAGCCGAGGTCTGGGCCACCGACACCGACCCGGCTGCGGTAGAGCTGGCCCGTAAAAACGCTCAGCGTAGCGGGCTCGAGGTCAAGGTGTTGTTCGCCCCCTATACCGCCCACCTCCAAGCGCTCGACCTCGTCGTCTCGAATCCGCCCTATCTCCCCGAGGTCTACCGCGAGCAGGCTCCCCCCGAACTCGCCTACGAAAGTCCCCAAGCGCTGTACTCTGGCCCGGAGGGGTTGGACATGCCGCGGGAGCTGTTATGCCATGCCTGGAGGGCGCTCAAGCCAGGCGGGGGGTTGGCGCTCGAGCTGGCCGAAAGCAACGTGCACACCCTGGCCGAAGAGGCCCGGCGGGCCGGTTGGGAGGCGGTGCAGGTGCATCACGACCTAGCCGGGCAGCCCCGCTACCTGAGCGCGCGCAGACCCCATAGCCGGGGGTACGGGATGTTAGGCTAG